A single Halarcobacter anaerophilus DNA region contains:
- a CDS encoding response regulator transcription factor encodes MQKIKILIVEDESIIAINLKETLKELGYEPCGVAPNRCKTMKLLEEGVIPDLILMDIYLKGPTTGIELARELKNTLPNVPVVFLTANSEISTIKKASETLAYGYILKPYKKSHLHAAIEVALEKSKDDTKKNHELDAAENINKTLSHQLELVKEQKSRTVKLKYGYLFDKQTEILYYGDEPVKLTKKETQIIKILCNSAGYNVSQEQIEYAIWQDEPAGYAAFRSVLFRLRNKLHKDLITTQNNTGYKIEII; translated from the coding sequence ATGCAAAAAATAAAAATATTGATTGTAGAAGATGAATCAATAATAGCAATAAATTTAAAAGAGACATTAAAAGAGTTAGGATATGAACCTTGTGGAGTAGCACCTAATAGATGTAAAACTATGAAACTTCTTGAAGAGGGTGTAATTCCAGATTTGATTTTAATGGATATTTATCTAAAAGGTCCTACAACAGGAATAGAACTGGCAAGAGAATTAAAAAACACTCTTCCTAACGTACCTGTTGTTTTTTTAACGGCAAACTCGGAAATATCAACAATAAAAAAGGCTTCTGAAACTCTGGCTTACGGGTATATTTTAAAACCCTATAAAAAAAGCCATCTGCATGCTGCAATAGAAGTTGCTTTGGAAAAATCTAAAGATGATACGAAAAAAAACCATGAACTAGACGCTGCTGAGAATATAAATAAAACGTTAAGTCATCAATTAGAGCTAGTAAAAGAGCAAAAATCAAGAACCGTAAAACTCAAATACGGATATCTTTTTGATAAACAAACTGAAATTTTATATTACGGCGATGAACCTGTAAAACTTACAAAAAAAGAGACTCAAATTATAAAAATACTTTGTAACAGCGCAGGTTATAATGTATCTCAAGAACAGATAGAGTATGCAATATGGCAAGATGAACCGGCAGGTTATGCTGCTTTTAGATCCGTACTTTTTAGACTTAGAAACAAACTGCACAAAGATTTAATCACGACACAAAATAATACGGGGTATAAAATAGAGATAATTTAA
- a CDS encoding sensor histidine kinase has product MNLKNEIKNNILDKNRLAKSFSLTYIIIGLLGVVFLDKLISIFFEHNDLTHQGPLTFAILFIISTGSILYLMINHMQKVIQNIDKAYKELQNKDKERLIPYEFALDNSVDAIYWFTLDAKFVYVNDAACNMLGYKKEELLGKPLEIMDPNFTRETAAQTMQKISSSKNWSLETTQKKKDGTIVNIEVTGHGFRHAGKDYICAFGRDITPRLEYRNKITNMNQELQKSVDEKEILLKEIHHRVKNNMEIISSLLTMQYRRVQDNEVKDILKQSRSRINTMALVHEFLYLGENLAYINLEDYIERLIDDIKELYISNNTYLKVDLSIDQLVFSTNRCIQVGMVLHELCVNALKYAFKENRDNLLYIHIKKLEKDIHIKIGDNGKGLENIDSLYKTDSIGMQLIHSIVEDQLNGTINFRNNEGLECNIIFPQRED; this is encoded by the coding sequence ATGAATTTAAAAAATGAAATAAAAAATAATATATTGGATAAAAACAGATTGGCAAAAAGTTTTTCTCTTACATATATAATTATCGGTCTTTTGGGAGTTGTTTTTTTAGATAAATTAATCTCAATTTTTTTTGAGCATAATGATCTTACACATCAAGGACCTTTAACTTTTGCAATACTTTTTATCATCTCTACAGGCTCTATTCTTTATTTAATGATTAATCACATGCAAAAAGTAATACAAAATATCGACAAAGCATATAAAGAGTTGCAAAATAAAGACAAAGAGAGACTTATCCCTTACGAATTTGCCTTGGATAACTCAGTTGATGCCATATATTGGTTTACTCTTGATGCAAAATTTGTTTATGTAAATGATGCTGCTTGCAATATGCTTGGGTATAAAAAAGAAGAACTTTTAGGTAAACCGCTTGAAATAATGGATCCCAATTTTACAAGAGAAACGGCAGCACAGACAATGCAGAAAATTTCTTCTTCAAAAAATTGGTCTTTGGAAACAACCCAAAAGAAAAAAGACGGAACTATTGTAAATATAGAAGTTACAGGACATGGGTTTAGACATGCTGGAAAAGATTATATCTGCGCATTTGGAAGAGATATTACACCAAGACTGGAATATAGAAATAAAATCACAAATATGAATCAAGAGCTGCAAAAATCAGTTGATGAAAAAGAGATTTTATTAAAAGAGATACATCATAGAGTAAAAAACAATATGGAAATAATATCTTCTTTGCTTACAATGCAATATAGAAGAGTTCAAGATAATGAAGTCAAAGATATCTTAAAACAAAGTAGAAGCAGAATCAATACAATGGCGCTAGTTCATGAATTTTTATATTTAGGGGAAAATCTGGCTTATATAAATTTGGAAGATTATATTGAAAGACTTATTGATGATATAAAAGAGCTTTATATCTCAAACAATACTTACTTAAAAGTTGATTTGAGTATCGATCAATTAGTATTTTCTACTAACAGATGTATACAAGTAGGTATGGTTTTACATGAACTTTGCGTAAATGCTTTAAAATATGCTTTTAAAGAGAATAGAGACAATTTACTCTATATTCATATAAAAAAATTAGAAAAAGATATACATATAAAAATTGGAGACAACGGAAAAGGATTAGAGAATATTGACTCTTTGTATAAAACAGATTCAATAGGAATGCAGTTAATCCATTCGATTGTAGAAGATCAGTTAAACGGAACAATAAATTTTAGAAATAATGAGGGATTAGAATGTAATATTATTTTTCCTCAGAGGGAAGATTAA
- a CDS encoding phenol hydroxylase subunit produces the protein MNELMPNQKKFVQIIKILNNGFVEFYFAVGEVEMNVELLLPYKAFIEFCQNNRVSFINEEQEKALEVNNKIWKYGL, from the coding sequence ATGAACGAATTAATGCCAAATCAGAAGAAATTTGTGCAGATTATTAAAATACTAAATAATGGATTCGTAGAATTCTATTTTGCAGTTGGAGAGGTTGAAATGAACGTAGAGTTACTTTTACCTTATAAAGCTTTCATTGAATTTTGTCAAAACAACAGAGTCTCTTTTATAAATGAAGAGCAGGAAAAAGCCTTGGAAGTTAATAATAAAATCTGGAAATACGGACTTTAA
- a CDS encoding ferritin family protein, whose protein sequence is MELNIANIEIEPKRHTFGHIAKRFGEDRPASRYEEAVYDGQATENFHYRPTYEPEFEIYDVKRTVIKMDDWYKLLDPRKFHYMTYVSTRANQNAASKRNFELIEERLLTQMIPEDIKEIIYNYLTPLRHYFYGVNLNNLSIVSRGYGTALNSASLFYASDSLGNSQHLTKIVLLLSDNNVERLEKGKNDWMNDPKWQPLRKTLEDIMVVKDPIEILVSQNLILNGLLVPLLITQFSNTLVQNGHITVSLLTEFISQLQEESIKWLDSIVKVMAEESEENNNILSKWSKSYLLKADEALAPLSDYSDNTDILPQIRLDLENRLKKIGLKI, encoded by the coding sequence ATGGAACTAAATATAGCAAATATAGAAATTGAGCCCAAAAGACACACCTTTGGGCATATTGCAAAAAGGTTTGGAGAGGATAGACCTGCCTCAAGATATGAAGAGGCAGTTTATGATGGGCAAGCAACGGAAAACTTCCATTATAGACCAACTTACGAACCTGAGTTTGAAATATATGACGTAAAAAGAACTGTAATAAAAATGGATGATTGGTATAAACTGCTTGATCCTAGAAAATTTCATTATATGACATATGTTTCAACAAGAGCAAATCAAAATGCGGCAAGTAAAAGAAATTTTGAACTTATTGAAGAGAGATTATTAACTCAAATGATTCCTGAAGATATAAAAGAGATAATTTATAATTATTTAACACCTTTAAGACACTATTTTTACGGAGTTAATCTAAATAATCTTTCAATAGTATCAAGAGGTTACGGAACGGCATTGAACTCTGCCTCTCTTTTTTATGCGTCTGATAGTTTGGGGAACTCTCAGCATCTTACGAAAATCGTTTTATTGTTATCAGATAACAATGTAGAAAGACTGGAAAAAGGGAAAAACGATTGGATGAATGATCCTAAATGGCAGCCTTTGAGAAAAACACTTGAAGATATTATGGTAGTAAAAGATCCTATTGAAATATTAGTTTCTCAAAATTTGATATTAAACGGATTACTTGTTCCTTTACTTATTACGCAATTTTCAAATACTTTAGTGCAAAACGGACATATAACTGTCTCACTGTTAACTGAATTTATTTCCCAGTTGCAGGAAGAATCAATAAAATGGTTGGATTCTATTGTAAAAGTGATGGCAGAGGAATCTGAAGAGAACAACAATATCTTATCTAAATGGTCAAAAAGTTATCTTTTAAAAGCAGATGAAGCGTTAGCTCCTTTGTCCGATTATAGTGACAATACAGATATTTTACCGCAGATTAGACTTGATCTTGAAAATAGATTAAAAAAGATTGGATTAAAAATTTAA
- a CDS encoding MmoB/DmpM family protein: protein MSKSIALLCIQATDEGRTIAEAIKVDNEGIQITNKPAMIQIEREGEIVIKADTVSDALGRDWEPEELQLILISTGGQIDEDDEQFVVYWNN from the coding sequence ATGTCAAAAAGTATTGCTTTGTTGTGTATTCAAGCAACAGATGAAGGAAGGACTATAGCAGAAGCTATAAAAGTTGATAATGAAGGTATTCAAATTACGAACAAACCTGCCATGATTCAAATTGAAAGGGAAGGTGAAATTGTAATCAAAGCAGATACCGTTTCTGATGCTTTGGGAAGAGATTGGGAACCTGAAGAGTTGCAGTTAATCTTAATCTCAACAGGCGGTCAAATTGATGAAGATGATGAACAATTCGTTGTTTATTGGAATAATTAA
- a CDS encoding YHS domain-containing protein, whose protein sequence is MSSSTSPRKKRLSKKQSYEYMTRLGWDTTYQDEKKVHPYLEYEGIKIHDWDAWEDPFRMTMESYWKLQAEKDKKLYSIIDAFAQNNGQKNITDARYVNALKIFLTAVTPIEHNVVSGFANVARQFKGEGATIACQMQAIDELRHYQTQVHTISHYNKYFDGFHDYRTMYDRIWYLSVPKSFADDGSSAGPFEFMIATGFAFEFVLTSLLFVPFMSGAAYNGDMATVTFGFSAQSDESRHMTLGLQAVKFMLEQDADNVPIVQRMMEKQLWRGYRLLSIVSAMMDYMLPNSPTSWAEAVELYIEQNGVALFKDLEKYGIKMPTKILDKIIAEKEHVSHQLWKTLYVHSNATAFHTWIPDEDKMNWLSQKYPNTFDKHYRPILEEYKKKAEKGERYYSEALPCLCQTCQLPLLFTDVMNGKPTVYTHETTEFNGEKFHFCSDECKNIFENEPKKYAQAWLPPYQIFQGNCGGETIPEVLKWYKIENAVDNLDYVGSPDEAMWNKLKNI, encoded by the coding sequence ATGAGTAGCAGTACAAGTCCCAGAAAAAAAAGATTAAGTAAAAAACAATCATATGAATATATGACAAGACTTGGTTGGGATACAACTTATCAAGATGAAAAAAAGGTTCACCCTTATTTAGAGTATGAGGGAATAAAAATACATGATTGGGACGCTTGGGAAGATCCTTTTAGAATGACTATGGAATCATATTGGAAACTTCAAGCTGAAAAAGATAAAAAGCTTTACTCAATTATAGATGCCTTTGCTCAAAATAACGGTCAAAAAAATATCACGGATGCAAGATATGTAAATGCCCTGAAAATATTTTTAACGGCAGTTACTCCAATTGAACATAATGTTGTAAGCGGATTTGCAAACGTAGCTAGACAATTTAAAGGCGAGGGGGCTACTATAGCTTGCCAGATGCAAGCAATAGATGAACTTAGACATTATCAAACCCAGGTTCATACAATAAGTCATTATAATAAATATTTTGACGGCTTTCATGATTATAGAACTATGTATGACCGAATCTGGTATCTGTCGGTTCCAAAATCTTTTGCCGATGATGGAAGCAGTGCAGGACCCTTTGAATTTATGATTGCCACAGGATTTGCTTTTGAGTTTGTTCTTACAAGTCTGCTTTTTGTTCCTTTTATGAGTGGTGCAGCATATAACGGAGATATGGCAACCGTAACTTTTGGATTTTCAGCTCAAAGTGATGAATCAAGACATATGACTTTAGGACTTCAAGCTGTAAAATTTATGCTTGAACAAGATGCCGACAATGTTCCAATTGTTCAAAGAATGATGGAAAAACAGTTGTGGAGAGGATATAGACTTTTATCTATAGTTTCTGCAATGATGGATTATATGTTACCTAATTCTCCAACTTCATGGGCTGAGGCAGTTGAACTTTATATAGAACAAAACGGTGTTGCTTTATTTAAAGATCTTGAAAAGTACGGAATAAAAATGCCTACTAAAATCTTAGATAAAATAATTGCGGAAAAAGAGCATGTTTCTCATCAATTATGGAAAACTTTGTATGTTCATTCAAACGCAACGGCTTTTCATACATGGATACCCGATGAAGATAAAATGAACTGGCTTAGTCAAAAGTATCCAAACACTTTTGATAAACATTACAGACCGATTCTTGAAGAGTATAAGAAAAAAGCAGAAAAGGGTGAAAGATATTACAGTGAAGCTCTTCCTTGTCTTTGTCAGACTTGTCAGCTGCCGCTTTTATTTACTGACGTAATGAACGGCAAACCAACTGTTTATACCCATGAAACTACGGAGTTCAACGGAGAAAAATTTCATTTTTGTTCCGATGAGTGTAAAAATATTTTTGAAAATGAACCGAAAAAATATGCTCAAGCCTGGTTACCTCCATATCAAATTTTTCAAGGTAATTGTGGAGGAGAAACAATACCCGAAGTTTTAAAATGGTACAAAATCGAAAACGCAGTTGATAACTTAGATTATGTAGGCTCTCCCGATGAAGCTATGTGGAACAAATTAAAAAATATATAA
- a CDS encoding phenol hydroxylase subunit P4, with protein MAVKSIGEYPTIMKDSVDKFHGNQLVFIYWHAHFMEGSVKAFALSPDMPFSAIMSDIIPLCYKVEPDFEKLDFDNTEVIWEIDGKVITPDPNKSLKENSIGHKSYIQFTTPALDGKIGA; from the coding sequence ATGGCAGTAAAATCAATAGGAGAATATCCTACAATTATGAAAGACAGCGTAGATAAGTTTCATGGAAATCAATTGGTTTTTATCTATTGGCATGCTCATTTTATGGAAGGGTCGGTAAAAGCTTTTGCTTTATCGCCTGATATGCCTTTTAGTGCAATTATGTCTGATATTATCCCTCTTTGTTACAAAGTCGAGCCTGATTTTGAAAAGCTTGATTTTGACAACACGGAAGTTATTTGGGAGATTGACGGAAAAGTTATAACACCTGATCCAAATAAAAGTTTAAAAGAGAATTCAATAGGGCATAAATCTTATATTCAATTTACCACACCTGCATTGGACGGTAAGATAGGAGCTTAA
- a CDS encoding NADH:ubiquinone reductase (Na(+)-transporting) subunit F encodes MGYKLEIEPTGDVVEVQEGQTILDAALRQGVYLPHACNHGLCGTCKVEVLEGEVDLGDASPFALMDVEREEGYCLACTARALEDVAIEADIDEDCDARSIPVKDFMGTVIESKMLTPRILGVWIELDEKIDFQAGQYINLHVPGFDEPRAFSLANQPSTQKIIELNIGIIPDGEATPWIHKNLKVGDRYKISGPFGRFFVKRSAQKPMIFFAGGSGLSSPKSMILDELENGCTKPITLFHGARNQEELYYADMFKKLDEEYENFRYIPVLSNNEDENWSGEVGFTNEVAKKFYDKFEGNKAYLCGPPMMSEACITTLMQGRLFEKDIHIEKFFSKADLNAQNQKSPLFKSL; translated from the coding sequence ATGGGATATAAATTAGAAATAGAACCGACAGGCGATGTTGTAGAAGTTCAAGAGGGACAAACAATCCTTGATGCAGCTTTAAGACAAGGGGTATATCTACCTCACGCTTGTAATCACGGTCTTTGCGGTACCTGCAAAGTTGAAGTATTAGAAGGTGAGGTTGATTTAGGAGATGCTTCACCTTTTGCTTTAATGGATGTAGAAAGGGAAGAGGGATACTGTTTGGCTTGTACCGCAAGAGCTCTTGAAGATGTAGCAATAGAAGCAGATATAGATGAAGATTGTGATGCAAGATCAATACCCGTAAAAGATTTTATGGGTACGGTTATTGAATCTAAGATGTTGACTCCTAGGATACTTGGAGTTTGGATAGAGTTAGATGAAAAAATTGATTTTCAAGCAGGTCAGTATATAAATCTTCATGTTCCCGGATTTGATGAGCCTAGAGCTTTCTCTTTGGCAAATCAACCAAGTACACAAAAGATTATAGAACTGAATATAGGAATCATCCCTGATGGTGAAGCAACACCTTGGATACATAAAAATTTAAAAGTCGGAGACAGATACAAAATATCAGGTCCTTTTGGAAGATTTTTTGTAAAAAGAAGTGCCCAAAAACCTATGATATTTTTTGCAGGAGGTTCGGGGCTTTCAAGTCCAAAATCTATGATTTTAGATGAACTTGAAAACGGTTGTACGAAGCCTATTACTCTTTTTCACGGAGCAAGAAATCAAGAAGAACTGTATTATGCAGATATGTTTAAAAAGCTTGATGAAGAGTATGAAAACTTTAGATATATTCCCGTTTTATCAAATAATGAAGATGAAAATTGGAGCGGAGAAGTTGGATTTACAAATGAGGTGGCTAAAAAGTTTTATGATAAGTTTGAAGGAAACAAAGCCTATCTTTGCGGTCCTCCTATGATGAGTGAAGCTTGTATAACAACTTTGATGCAAGGAAGATTGTTTGAAAAAGATATTCATATAGAAAAATTCTTTTCAAAAGCGGATTTAAATGCACAAAACCAAAAGAGTCCTTTGTTTAAATCATTGTAA